One window of Pieris napi chromosome 1, ilPieNapi1.2, whole genome shotgun sequence genomic DNA carries:
- the LOC125053342 gene encoding snurportin-1 isoform X2: MEGDIEVLEKAIQNLEAIGEKDDDLSHQDLYKNWGKYGSQEERRKELLETQKSNRQNKVDKLRGLINVVEQEKTFKPSNKVSYRPNIYVAGFHKTPQTYSNVLMLSEWLIEKPSDFETNWYIVPCPKAMRLLVIAFHTEFRQFWMQTHLNDISAIKKISNFNKVIFKLLPMIPCTKENLNNLFSKFPPCDDLDFPALDGLLFYHRQAHYFAGQTPLVGWLFPYMVNEVLGQDITVSSEYLAGTPEDYTNQSDFISRFEEKLKKRNRRSRNNSSMETEYVESEENIESDKKVDSMESEDTRIDPRNK; encoded by the exons ATGGAGGGAGATATTGAAGTATTGGAAAAAGCCATTCAAAATCTTGAAGCTATTGGGGAAAAGGATGACGATTTGTCACATCAGGACCTGTATAAAAATTGGGGAAAATATGGATCTCAAGAGGAACGACGCAAAGAACTCTTAGAAACCCAAAAAAG caATAGACAGAATAAGGTTGATAAATTAAGAGGACTTATTAACGTTGTGGAACaagaaaaaacattcaaaCCAAGTAACAAA GTGTCTTACAGACCAAATATTTATGTAGCTGGATTTCATAAAACACCTCAAACATATAGTAATGTTTTAATGCTATCTGAATGGCTGATCGAGAAACCCTCAGACTTTGAAACAAATTGGTACATTGTCCCTTGCCCTAAAGCAATGAGATTGCTTGTCATAGCTTTTCAT ACAGAATTTCGACAATTTTGGATGCAAACTCACTTAAATGATATCTcagctattaaaaaaatatctaattttaacaaagtcatctttaaattattaccaATGATACCATGTACGAAGgaaaacttaaataa TTTGTTCTCAAAGTTCCCGCCTTGTGATGATCTAGATTTCCCAGCATTAGATGGATTGTTATTTTACCACAGGCAAGCACATTATTTTGCTGGACAGACACCATTAGTAGGCTGGCTCTTCCCATATATGGTCAATGAAGTTCTTGGCCAAG atATCACAGTGAGCTCAGAGTATTTAGCTGGAACACCTGAAGATTATACAAATCAATCTGATTTTATATCAAGGTTTgaagaaaagttaaaaaagaGAAATAGAAGGAGTAGAAACAACAGCTCTATGGAGACTGAATATGTG GAGAGTGAAGAAAACATAGAAAGTGACAAGAAAGTGGACAGCATGGAATCGGAAGATACAAGAATAGATCCTAGAAACAAGTGA
- the LOC125053342 gene encoding snurportin-1 isoform X1 yields the protein MEGDIEVLEKAIQNLEAIGEKDDDLSHQDLYKNWGKYGSQEERRKELLETQKSNRQNKVDKLRGLINVVEQEKTFKPSNKVSYRPNIYVAGFHKTPQTYSNVLMLSEWLIEKPSDFETNWYIVPCPKAMRLLVIAFHGNTKCFTKYGHFKFECCTSLPGGNPKSSGNCVLDCFYDKESNTMYVLDLLAWNNQPMTDGETEFRQFWMQTHLNDISAIKKISNFNKVIFKLLPMIPCTKENLNNLFSKFPPCDDLDFPALDGLLFYHRQAHYFAGQTPLVGWLFPYMVNEVLGQDITVSSEYLAGTPEDYTNQSDFISRFEEKLKKRNRRSRNNSSMETEYVESEENIESDKKVDSMESEDTRIDPRNK from the exons ATGGAGGGAGATATTGAAGTATTGGAAAAAGCCATTCAAAATCTTGAAGCTATTGGGGAAAAGGATGACGATTTGTCACATCAGGACCTGTATAAAAATTGGGGAAAATATGGATCTCAAGAGGAACGACGCAAAGAACTCTTAGAAACCCAAAAAAG caATAGACAGAATAAGGTTGATAAATTAAGAGGACTTATTAACGTTGTGGAACaagaaaaaacattcaaaCCAAGTAACAAA GTGTCTTACAGACCAAATATTTATGTAGCTGGATTTCATAAAACACCTCAAACATATAGTAATGTTTTAATGCTATCTGAATGGCTGATCGAGAAACCCTCAGACTTTGAAACAAATTGGTACATTGTCCCTTGCCCTAAAGCAATGAGATTGCTTGTCATAGCTTTTCAT ggtAACACTAAATGCTTTACCAAGTAtggtcattttaaatttgaatgttGCACGTCACTGCCGGGTGGTAATCCTAAATCAAGTGGAAATTGTGTGTTGGATTGCTTTTATGATAAAGAATCAAATACAATGTATGTGTTAGATTTACTAGCGTGGAATAATCAGCCTATGACAGATGGAGAG ACAGAATTTCGACAATTTTGGATGCAAACTCACTTAAATGATATCTcagctattaaaaaaatatctaattttaacaaagtcatctttaaattattaccaATGATACCATGTACGAAGgaaaacttaaataa TTTGTTCTCAAAGTTCCCGCCTTGTGATGATCTAGATTTCCCAGCATTAGATGGATTGTTATTTTACCACAGGCAAGCACATTATTTTGCTGGACAGACACCATTAGTAGGCTGGCTCTTCCCATATATGGTCAATGAAGTTCTTGGCCAAG atATCACAGTGAGCTCAGAGTATTTAGCTGGAACACCTGAAGATTATACAAATCAATCTGATTTTATATCAAGGTTTgaagaaaagttaaaaaagaGAAATAGAAGGAGTAGAAACAACAGCTCTATGGAGACTGAATATGTG GAGAGTGAAGAAAACATAGAAAGTGACAAGAAAGTGGACAGCATGGAATCGGAAGATACAAGAATAGATCCTAGAAACAAGTGA